One window of Medicago truncatula cultivar Jemalong A17 chromosome 2, MtrunA17r5.0-ANR, whole genome shotgun sequence genomic DNA carries:
- the LOC25481180 gene encoding putative clathrin assembly protein At5g35200, whose protein sequence is MKKAFGKAKSHGEYKGLDTAIVKATNFDHALPKEKHIRYIFQSLSPSKPRSEVAYCIHSLARRLNETNNWAVVLKTLIIIHRAMRELDNTVWEELVNYSKGRGHLIDISHFHDTSIPNALDYSVWIRNYGLFLGERLRCFIIVNHDVAAYTPSNSQKLDTKELLEQLPALQNLLFRLLDSKPGGASAFNRLIQYALSMIAGESVKIYVAITVRVVELLDKFFEMNRDDAVSALKIYRKSGSQAERLSQFFETCRALDFGRGHKFINIKQPPASFMTTMEEYIKEAPNTLMLEYEVNGKEEGSTGKEDGTCVGDLLSVDESDPSPDKNEATVPTQAADLMGLYDLLTGASEFDENPVALAIVSTENSLNSNNDENEASPITGWEVALFTEQNMVAVAENKELGLQNKQDDEVDMLKLEGLYNEANAGVQHDGGYQIGQVNSNPFDFQTIHDPTQYNMALEVPPNVFCVPPNIPPQFVSMQPYQVSNNNAQQQQEEPFTMIKKSTNPFDEPNILPPPPSTSVVPQHPAQTTYSD, encoded by the exons ATGAAGAAGGCTTTTGGTAAGGCAAAATCACATGGAGAATATAAG GGATTGGATACTGCAATTGTTAAGGCAACAAACTTTGATCATGCATTGCCAAAGGAAAAACATATTCGAT ATATTTTCCAGTCACTTTCCCCATCAAAACCTCGCAGTGAGGTCGCTTATTGTATTCATTCGCTTGCAAGACGTCTCAACGAAACTAATAATTGGGCT GTTGTTCTGAAAACCCTTATTATCATACATCGTGCAATGAGGGAGCTTGACAATACAGTTTGGGAAGAGCTTGTTAATTATAGTAAAGGAAGAGGCCATTTGATTGATATATCTCACTTTCATGATACCTCAATCCCAAAtg CCTTGGATTATTCTGTTTGGATACGTAATTACGGTCTTTTCCTCGGAGAACGCCTACGATGTTTTATCATAGTCAACCATGATGTTGCAGCTTATACCCCA AGCAATTCCCAAAAGCTTGACACCAAGGAACTGCTGGAGCAATTGCCAGCCCTACAAAATCTTCTATTTCGGCTACTTGATTCCAAG CCAGGGGGTGCGTCTGCTTTTAATCGTTTGATTCAGTATGCTCTCTCAATG ATTGCTGGGGAAAGTGTTAAAATATATGTTGCAATAACTGTTAGAGTGGTGGAACTACTTGACAAG TTTTTCGAGATGAACCGTGATGATGCGGTTAGTGCATTGAAGATTTATAGAAAATCTGGAAGTCAG GCAGAGAGGTTATCTCAGTTCTTTGAGACCTGCAGGGCCCTAGACTTTGGAAGGGGGCATAAATTCATCAATATCAAACAG CCTCCTGCTTCCTTTATGACGACTATGGAAGAATATATTAAGGAGGCTCCCAACACTTTAATGCTCGAGTACGAAGTG AATGGCAAAGAGGAAGGAAGTACTGGTAAAGAAGATGGAACATGTGTAGGTGATTTGTTGAGTGTAGATGAGTCAGATCCTTCTCCAGACAAGAATGAGGCTACTGTACCGACACAAGCAGCCGATCTTATG GGCTTGTATGACTTACTAACAGGTGCATCTGAATTTGATGAAAATCCAGTAGCATTGGCAATTGTTTCAACCG AAAATTCTTTGAATTCCAACAATGATGAGAATGAAGCAAGTCCAATAACAGGTTGGGAGGTTGCACTTTTTACAGAGCAAAATATGGTTGCAGTTGCAGAGAATAAAGAGTTAGGTCTTCAAAATAAGCAGGATGACGAAGTTGACATGTTAAAACTTGAGGGTTTATATAATGAAGCTAATGCTGGGGTACAACATGATGGAGGTTACCAGATAGGCCAAGTGAATTCCAACCCTTTTGATTTTCAGACTATTCATGATCCTACACAATATAACATGGCATTGGAAGTACCCCCAAATGTCTTTTGTGTTCCCCCTAACATACCACCCCAATTTGTAAGCATGCAACCCTACCAAGTTTCTAATAATAATGCTCAACAACAGCAGGAGGAACCATTCACAATGATTAAAAAATCAACCAATCCATTCGATGAACCGAATATATTGCCGCCGCCGCCTTCAACCTCAGTTGTTCCCCAACATCCAGCTCAGACTACTTATTCTGATTAG